In Psychrobacter fulvigenes, the genomic window AGTAGCCAGGCATTGTGAAAATGCGAGTAGCCGCAAGGGTTGTGGGTAAGTCGCTTGAGACTTATCCATCATCCCGCGCAGTGCCGGAACGGCACGGAGTAATGGAGTTGCCAAATGTCTAGAGTTAGAAAAACATTCCCGCCTGAATTCCAGTAGTGGCCACGCTCGATGCTCTGGCTTTGTATTGGAAAGGTGATCCCGATTTTGTGCCGGTGAAAGATAAAACTACTGTCAGGCTGAACGTGGCCCTGGGTGGCGCTGGGGTGGAATTGCTGGCGACCGGCCCGAAGTGGTACGACACCAGAGCAGGAAAGGGCGGCGGCGGGGCGGTTGATTTGACGATGCACCTGCTGCGCTTGGATTTCGTGGCGGCGGTAAAACATTTGCAGGCGAGCATGTAGTTTTAGCCGCTAAATTATCAGTTTTGACGAAAGCCGGCCGATAGCGCGCTGGCTTTTTTTTGGCTGGAAAAAAGGCCGCCCAGAATCGCTCAGGTGCCGCGTTCGCGGTGCTGGTAATGCGTTGGTGTTCCCTGGGGGTTAAGGCCGCACTATGGGGCTTGTAGGCCCATTGCCGGAGTGGCTCGAAAACTTAAAAGGTTGAACGCCAAAGGAAAAGCAATAAATCCCAATGTTTAGCTAAACATTCTTGACAGGTAGGGCATATTGCCCTAGTATATCAATTGAAGGCCGGGCATCTTGCAAGGTCAGAAGTTGGAGAGTTTCCATGTCTAGAGTTATCAAAGTTGCAGCCTATCGCGCAGAAGCTGATCACCTTTTCCGTGTGGCTAATGTTGATTACCACGCTTGCGTGGGTGTGGATGAAATCGAGAACTGGCAGCGGATCGCTGGCCGTGTTCTGGCTGGGGTTGAGGGGGCCGAGTGCAACCGGGCTTCGGCTTATGACGTGGAGCAATTCACTCAGGCAGTTGCAGCAGTCAAGAGTCGTCTGGTTGATTCGGTGCAGCGGATCGCGGCTATCAATGCGGAGGTGGCAGCATGAACAGCCAAGAACAGGAGTTGATCCCCGTTACTGCCGTTCAGGTCGATGATGAAAACCGTATGGCGTTTTTGCCCACCTACTTCGGCCCGCGCTTGATGATGCATGGCGAAGGTCTTGTTTATCGCTGGATGCGCAGGCTGTCTGGTGGCTATAACGGTGGATTCTGGAATTTTTACGAGCTGACCAATGGAGGGTTTTACATGGCCCCGGAAGTTGGTTTGTTGCAGGTGGAGGTGGCCGGCAATTATTTCAGTGGGGAAATGTCCGCTGATGCGGCCGGGATCGTTGCCACGTTGTTTGCGCTGGGCCAGCTCGCAGAGGAAACACAAGGCATGGACGAATGCGATACGTTGATTGACTGTTATCACTGGTTGCGTGAGTACGCTGGAACGCACGCCGAAGCTGCGCGGATTTACCGCGCCATCGACTGATAAGGGCTGGCCCCAGTTAAAGCTGGGGCCACGTCATACCATGAAAAAAACCATATCAGTGCAGCGCGACGAGCGTGACGAGTTGATGGCAAGGCTGGCCGACTCAATGCCGGGCTACCGGGCCGGCCTGCTGGCCGTGGCCAGGGCTGCGGTTGACGAGCTGAACGCCGGTGTGATGGCCTGCGATGATGCGGCGGTCGAGCTGGCAACAGGTCGTTATCAGGCTGCCACCTGGAAGCTCAACGGTGGGACGTTCTTTGGCTGTCAGGCCGACCAGGATGCCGCCGGGTGCGTCATTGACCGGCTTTGCAGCGCCGCGCCTGGTGATGTGCCCTGTTGGGGTCAGGCTGGCCAGTTCCTGATTGAAGTCGAGGGCTTGCGCGCACTGGTCGATTTCGGTGGTGGCATTGGGGTGATGGGGTGCCATTTCGCCTTTAATGCCGTTGACCTGGACAGTCCATTTATTTCGGAAACGGGCTATCGCTCGAACTTCGACCGGCTGCGCGGCGGTATGACTGTCGATGACGTGGCGGCCACGATCTTCGCGGCAATCCTCAAAGAGAAGCAGCCCAAGATGATCGAGCCGGAAAGCCGCGACCGATTGGCCAGCTATGTCCTGCCGGACTGGACGGCCGGCCTGGTGCCGCCACCGCGCCGGGAGCCGGCGACCGTGGATGTGCCCAAGGGCTTTGCCCAGGTCGATGTTGTCTTGCCAGCGCATAGAGCTTTTATTGTTCGTAAGTGGGCGGCTGATGCCCAGGCAAAGATCAAAGCGGCCCGAGGCTGCTAAGTTGTACGCCAAGCGAAAAGTGGATTTTGATATTTCTTCGCCAGGCGGTGGATTGTGAGTTTATTGGGAGAAGTTGAGTTATGAAAGAGGCAGATATTAGATTGGAATGTTTGCGACCGGCTCAAGATGGCTGGCAACGGCCTACCTGCGACGAGGTTCAAGAGGCGCTTCGATTCGGGGGGCTTACTAAAGAGCGGGCGGCGAATTTGTTAGGGCTTGGAGAAGGTGGAGGCCGCACGATCCGGCGATGGACTAGCGGTGAATCGGAAATTGCATACGCAAATTGGGCGCTGCTGTGCTATTTCGCGGGGCTGGGGGTCATTTGGGAAAGTGTTGAGCGCCAAGGGAAAATTTAGCGGCTAAACTCAAGTTAAACAAAATCGATATATCGAAAAAAGTTTAGCTAAAGCTATTGACAGATAGGGCCTATTGCCCTAGTATATCAATTGAAGGCCGGGCATCTTGCAAGGTCAGAAGTTGGAGAGTTTAGATGGACAAGATCATGCCGTGGATTGATGAGTTGCCCGAGGCGGCAAAGACTGATTTTCCAGCGCGTCGCGATGCCGTTGCGGAGCTGATGGATGAGGCTGCGGAGCTGGTGCGCAGAGCCGAAGAGTTGCGGGCGAAGGCATATTTCACTGGCTGCACGCTTGAAGGCGATGCCAAGCGGGTTTGGTCGGTTGATGAGGTGGAGCAAGCCAAGGCGCGGGTGCGCTGGTAATGGTCACGGCCCGGCTTCGGTCGGGCCACTTCATCGAACGCCAAGCAGGAGGTTCTGCAAGTGAAGAAAGGTAGGGTCGAGGTTCAGATTATAGGAATTATGTCGGGCGCGGTGGTCGGGCTAGGGCTGGCATCAAGGCATTAAAGGAACGCCCGGATAAGTCCGGGCGCTTGGCCTGGTGCTGGCACACCGTAGCCATGCTTTCCGAGTGTGGAAGCAATAGCATTGAACCCGCGAAACGGGTGGAGGGTCAAGCAATGTCGAAGGTTATTTTCAAGGTTTCATAACGGGCGGGTTGATGTAAATGGCAAGACGCCAAGGAAGTAACGTGTATAAGATGTAGCAATAATTACTCCACAAGAGAGCTTCAGCCATGAATACGCCAGCCGTACGAAAAGGCTTTCAGACGATAAGGGCCTCCATGATCGATCTATTGGGGTCTTGTTTTGAGGATGCGTCAATTGCCATTTCCATGTTCAATCCAATATCCCGTGAACACGAATCCGTCGGCGCCAGTGGATATGATCAAAGCATGCTGGACTTCCTTAATGGTACGTTTATTAATTACGATGAAGATATGGTTTTTTTGAGGTCCAGCAATTTGACCTGTCTCGAATGGAACTCAACCGCTAGGCCCTACCGCGATACACTGTTCGCCAAAGAATATTTTATTCCCAAAGGCTACCATGGCGGTATTACCCAGCTCCTTTTTTCCGAGGAACGCCAATACACAGGCGCCTTGCATATAAATATCAAAACAACCGATTCAGTCAGCCGTGAGGCGCAGCGCTTGATCTCGAACTCGGCTCCCATTCTGGCCAGCGTGACTGATTGGTGGCATGAAATTGTCTCGTTGGAGTGCGAAGCCACTCCGGAGAG contains:
- a CDS encoding antirestriction protein; amino-acid sequence: MNSQEQELIPVTAVQVDDENRMAFLPTYFGPRLMMHGEGLVYRWMRRLSGGYNGGFWNFYELTNGGFYMAPEVGLLQVEVAGNYFSGEMSADAAGIVATLFALGQLAEETQGMDECDTLIDCYHWLREYAGTHAEAARIYRAID
- the kleA gene encoding stable inheritance protein KleA; amino-acid sequence: MDKIMPWIDELPEAAKTDFPARRDAVAELMDEAAELVRRAEELRAKAYFTGCTLEGDAKRVWSVDEVEQAKARVRW